In the genome of Criblamydia sequanensis CRIB-18, one region contains:
- the tsaB gene encoding tRNA (adenosine(37)-N6)-threonylcarbamoyltransferase complex dimerization subunit type 1 TsaB: MKRLCIETATEWGVVAFLEEDKLLFQAKIEKGLQNSKFLLPELERGIKEIGWEFEDLSYILCGVGPGSYTGIRIGASAAKALSFASRVPLIGISTLACFSPSKEGDFAVVLDAKISGFYVLFGEKKGDVMEYKAEPRIATLGELEEKIKPGIEVITPDLSIQKKLEKLTVFPEIFLNERAPDPFFMVKRGDVEFNLGNFSKDSELELLYLRKTQAEENRKEEV, translated from the coding sequence ATGAAAAGGCTTTGCATCGAAACGGCAACAGAATGGGGGGTTGTGGCTTTCCTTGAGGAAGACAAACTTCTATTTCAAGCTAAAATTGAAAAGGGGCTGCAAAATTCCAAATTTTTGCTACCCGAACTGGAAAGAGGGATTAAGGAAATCGGATGGGAGTTTGAAGATCTCTCCTATATCCTTTGCGGGGTTGGCCCGGGCTCTTATACAGGTATCCGTATTGGAGCCTCTGCTGCTAAAGCGCTTTCATTTGCAAGCCGGGTACCCTTGATCGGAATATCGACACTTGCCTGTTTTTCTCCTTCAAAAGAGGGGGATTTTGCGGTTGTCTTAGATGCTAAGATTTCAGGTTTTTATGTCCTCTTTGGGGAAAAAAAAGGCGATGTGATGGAGTACAAAGCGGAACCTAGGATTGCAACCTTAGGCGAGTTAGAAGAGAAAATAAAGCCCGGAATAGAAGTCATTACGCCAGACCTCTCTATTCAAAAAAAATTAGAAAAGTTAACCGTATTTCCGGAAATTTTCTTAAATGAACGAGCGCCGGACCCTTTCTTTATGGTAAAAAGGGGAGATGTTGAGTTTAATTTGGGAAACTTTTCTAAGGATTCGGAGCTTGAATTACTGTATTTACGAAAAACCCAAGCTGAAGAAAATAGAAAGGAAGAAGTTTGA
- the rpsU gene encoding 30S ribosomal protein S21, whose translation MTTVKVRPGDTLDKALRTLKKRLDKEGVMKSVKAHRFYSKPSIKKRAKSKAALKYKRTR comes from the coding sequence ATGACGACAGTGAAAGTGCGCCCAGGAGACACCCTCGATAAAGCGCTCCGTACTTTGAAAAAACGCCTTGACAAAGAAGGTGTGATGAAATCTGTAAAGGCTCATCGCTTTTATTCAAAACCTTCAATTAAAAAGCGCGCAAAATCAAAAGCGGCTCTTAAATATAAACGTACTCGTTAA